A window of Candidatus Falkowbacteria bacterium genomic DNA:
TCTTTCTCAAAGTGGTCAATTATATTTGGAAGCAGCAATTGCTTCATTCGGCAAAGTATTCGACTTCGGCCCGACTTTTCGTGCGGAAAAATCCAAAACTCGTAGACATTTAACAGAATTTTGGATGATGGATGCGGAAATGGCTTTTTATGATCATGAAATGAGTATGCAACTGCAAGAAGATCTGATCTGTTACATTGCAAAATCAGTTTTAGAAAAAAATAAAGCAGAATTAGAAATTCTAGAACGTGATGTGTCAGCTTTAGAAAAAATCACTGCTGGTTTTGAACGATTGACTTATAAACAAGCACTTGAAGAATTAAAAACCAAAGGTTCAGACATCAAAGACGGAGAAGATCTTGGTAATGATGACGAGGATTTAATTATGAAGGATAGAGACAAGCCAATCTTTATTGAAAAATGGCCAGCTGAGATCAAAGCTTTTTACATGAAAAGAGATAAAGATAATGAAGATATTGCTTTGTGCTCGGATGTGATTGCGCCAGAAGGTCATGGTGAAATTATTGGTGGATCACAGCGTGAGGATGATTATGAAACTTTAGTTAAACGAATAAAGGAACATAAATTACCGCAAGAAGCATTTGACTGGTATTTAGATTTAAGAAAATATGGTTCAGTCCCACATTCAGGTTTTGGTTACGGCTTAGAGCGAATTGTGGGTTGGATGTGTGGTACGAAACATGTGAGGGAAACAATTCCTTTTCCGAGGACTATTAATCGTATATATCCTTAGAAATTGAGTACTGACAAATGCTGATATATTGATAACTGATTTGTAAAATTGTTTTTAGCATAATCAGTAAATCAGTACGATCAGTAATCATTTATATGAAGAAATGGCAAATATTAGTTGGAGTAATAATTATTGTTTTAATCGTAAATGGTTTGTTTTGGTTATGGCTTGGTCAAGATAGTACACCCGTTGTGAAAGTTGATTTTGAAAAGATGAAGGAGTTTAAAAATGATTTGATAGAATTTCAATACCCAAATAGTTTGATTTACAATGAAACTGATAGTGGGGCTATGTGGTTCAATTCAATTGATCAAGGCGTGATGATTTTTTATGATACTTTTGAGCGTGACGCAGAATTAAATTTTGAATCTCAATTTAATAAAAATGTATTGGGTGGTCAAGTTTGTCCAATCAAGTCCCAAAAGAATAATTACGTGTTGTATTATGAGTGCAAATATTTAAAATCTGTGTTTACAATAATTAATTTCGAAAAAGATGATCACTTAGTGGTTTTAGGATTAAATCATAATTATTTTTCTGAGGATGATATTAATTTGATAATATTAAGTTTAAACACACAGTAAAACACGGAAAACACAAGAACACAGAAAACACAGTAAAAACAGCAAAACACGGAAAACACCTACAAAAACAGTTTCGTGATTTGGTATATTCATGGTTTCGTGATTTCGTGTATTCGTGGTTTCGTGATTTTTAATATGAATAGAACATTAGCAGGAGAAACTGCAAACAAACAGGGGGAAGAAGTTTTAGTTAAAGGTTGGGTTAATGCTCGACGTAATATGGGTAAGATTGCTTTTGTTGACTTACGTGATCGAAGTGGTTTACTTCAAGTTGTTTTAGTGCCAGCGGAATTAGACGAAGAGTCTAATGAAATTTTAAAAGACATTCGACCGGAATTTGTTTTGGAAATTCAGGGAGTTGTTAATGAACGTGGGGAAAAGCAAAGAAATCCAGACATGGCCTCAGGCGGTGTTGAGGTTTTGGCTAAGTCAGTTAAAGTTTTGTCTAAATCTAAGACTCCACCATTTGAAATTGATAATGAAGAACGACAAGCTAAGGAAGATTTGCGATTGCAATATAGATATTTAGATTTGCGTCATGATCGCATGCAAACCAATATGGTAATGCGTTCAAAAATGATGCATTTTGTTAGAAATTATTTAAATGAGCAAGGCTTTATTGAAATTCATACCCCAATATTATCCAAGTCAACCCCTGAGGGCGCACGAGATTATTTAGTGCCTTCTCGAGTTCATCCGGGAAAGTTTTTTGCTTTACCTCAAGCACCACAACAGTATAAACAACTGTTAATGGTTGCAGGTTTAGAAAGATATTTTCAAATTGCGCCTTGTTTCCGTGACGAAGATTCTAGAGCGGATCGTAGTCCTGGAGAATTTTATCAAATTGATATAGAAATGTCCTTTGTTGATCAGACAGAAATATTAGATTTAGTAGAAGGGATGTTCACTGATATGGTCAAAGAGCTTTGGCCAAACAAAAAAGTAACAGAAACACCTTGGCCACGATTGCAATACGATGATGTTATGAAAAAATACAAAACTGATAAGCCTGATTTGCGAAAGAACAAGGAAGATTTGAACGAATTAGCATTCGCTTGGATTTTGGATTGGCCACTTTTCATAGAACAAACAGAGAATGACTTTTTTCATGGAGCTGGACAGAAGTGGGGCCCAGCACATAATATGTTTACTCGACCAAAGGAAGAAGATGTTGGTCTTTTAGATTCAGACCCAGGAAAAGTTAAGTCTTACCAACATGATTTAGTTCTTAACGGAATTGAAGTTGGTGGTGGAGCTTTAAGAATTTATGATGCCAAACTTCAAGAAAAAGTATTTGAGTTAATTGGTTTTGATGATGAGAAAAAGAAACAATTCTCACATTTACTTGAAGCATTTGAATATGGCGTACCGCCACATGGTGGAATTGCCCCAGGCTTTGATAGGTTGTTGTCCATCCTGCAAGGAGAGCAAAATATTCGTGAAGTTATCGCTTTCCCGTTAAACTCCGATGCTCGTGATCCTTTGATGGATGCACCATCTGGGGTTGACAAGGCTCAGCTTGATGAGTTGGGCATAGACTTAAAAAAGAAAAAATAAACATATGCGTTTATCTGTCCTGCAAAAACATATTTTATCGAGGTGCTATAATAGCCGGAGAGCGAAGATAGATAGAAATGTTTTTTTGAGTTTTTATCAGAAACAGGGCAGGGCAAAGAAAGAATTGCAAGTAAAAGTGATAACTGGGAGTATTGAAAGCTTGATTGATAAAGAATTAATGATTGGCTATGGCGTTAGGACATCACATAAGTGGTTTATCAAGCAAGTTAGTTTAACCAATAAAGGGAAGAAGCAGGCCAAGAAATTGATTGGTGAACAGTTGTCATTGAAATTAAAATAATTATGTACGAAATAAAAACAGAAAAATTCAACGGCCCATTAGATTTATTATTGCAACTAATTGAAAAACAAAAATTGGAGATTACAGAAATTACGCTTAGTCAAGTTACAGATCAATATATTCAGTACCTGGAGGGCATGGAAAATAAGCAGGCAGACGAACTGGCAGACTTTTTAGTGATAGCAGCCAGATTGTTGCTTCTAAAATCAAAGGCTTTGTTGCCATATCTGGAACAAGAAGAAGAATTGGACGATTTGGAAAAACAATTAAAAATGTACAAAGAGTTTATTGATGCTTCCAAAAAGATTCAGGAGTTGATCGGTCAAAAAAGATTTACTTTTTCACGACAAAAGCCAATTGCGAGAACGGAGATAGAATTTTCACCACCCCAGGAGTTAAAGGTACACAATCTGAAAGAATCTTTGCTAATTATTCTTAGACGTTTAGACCCACTGGTTAAATTACCTCGGCAAATGATGGAAAAGACCGTTAGTCTACAACAAACAATTTTTGATATTCAAAAGTACTTGAAAACAAAAGGGAAAATGGGATTCAATCAAATAATGACAGACTCAAAAAGTAAAACAGAGGTCATTGTAAATTTTTTAGCACTTTTGGAGTTAGTAAAACAACGACATTTAAAATTAAAGCAAACTAAAAATTTTGAAGATATAATTATTGAGAAAATATAGTTACGGATTACGGATTTGCCCGGATATACGGATTGACTTAGAGATTTAGTAATAGCAGTCTTTAATTAGATCTGTACATCCGTAAATATCAGTAATCTGTACATGTATGAAAACAAAAATAGAAAGTTTATTATTCATTTCCAGCAAACCTTTGACAGCTAAATCAATTGTTAGTTTTTTGACAAAACAAGGTGAACAAATAACTGCACAGCAGGTTCTAGAAATAGTCGAAGATTTAAAACAAAAATATAACCGCCCTGAAAGTGGTGTTCAGTTGGTACAGGCAGGGAATGAACTACAAATGACTACTAATCCTGATGTGGCAGAAATTATTAAAAAGTTTTTGAAAGATGATATTACCGGTGAACTAACTCCAGCTTCACTGGAAACATTGACGGTGGTAGCTTATCGTGGGCCAATTACCAAACCCGAGTTAGAGCAAATTAGGGGAGTAAATTGTAGTTTAATTATCCGCAACTTATTGATTCGTGGACTAATCACTTTTGAAACGAATAAAAATAGCGGACAAAATAGTTATGAAGTGACAATTGATTTTCTAAAACATTTAGGTTTAAATAACGTTAAAGAATTACCTGACTACGAAAGATTAAGTAAAGTAGAAAATCTTGAGCAATATTTAGAAAATAAATAACTATAAAAAATATGGGATTTGATTCACAAAAAGGAGTCGGTGGTGGAGATAAACATAATGCAGGGGTTTATGATTTAAATGAAATGGCAGCTCAAAGTCCAGAGTTTGCTGAGGCTCTCGCCGATGCCAAGAAAAAGGAAGCTGAAAAAAAAGCAGCTGAGGCTGCGGAAAGAAAAAAACACCAAGTTCAGTTTATGAAGATTCCAGAGGAAATATTAAAGTTGCGTAAAAAGGTCGAAAAGAAAAAAGAGCAAGATTTAACCTCTGTTCGAGAAGAGATTGACGCGATTGATGACATTTCGGTAACCGCAGAAATGCATGCTATGCCAAAAGACAGAGTTAGTCCGGAAGTAAGTCATCCTGCCAGGGTTTTTAATATTAAGGAAATGGCTGCGGAAAACCCAGAATTTGCAGCCGCTCTTGAAAAAAGAAAGCAGGAACAATCTGAACAAAGGGCAGCTGATCAAGCAGAAAGAGAGAAGCATTATGCTAGAGAAATGCCAGCTGTTCGTCCAGAAGATTTAAATTAACAGAATTAGATGTTATTAAATATTATTATTACCTTATTATTGCTACAACCATTTAGTAATATCTATTCTTCGGATATTTCTTTTTTTGATATCAAGGCAAGGGCGGAGCATGAACCACCGCAAAGAATCAATATACAAAATATAGGAGTGGAGGTTGCTGCTGATCGTTTTGTGGCAATTGATATTAATAGCGGAAAAGTTCTATTGCAAAAAGATAGTAATATTCAACAACCCATTGCGAGCATTACTAAATTAATGACCGCCTTAGTTATACTTGATAAGCAACCTGACTGGCAATTGGAAGTGGAAATGCAACAGTCTGATGAAACAGTTGGTGCGTATCCTCATTTGTATCGTGGTGAGAGAGTCTCTTTTACTGATTTATGGAAGGCGGGACTGGTTACTTCAGATAATAATGCTATTAAGGCAATGATTCGTGGATTAGGATTAGGCCAAGCAGAGTTTGTTGATTTAATGAATGAGAGAGCAGAACAAATGCAAATGTACAATTCTCGTTTTGCTGATCCAACAGGTTTAAATGAAGGTAATATCTCTACAGCGTTGGATGTTTCTCGTTTAGTACATTTGGCAATGCAAAGAAATGAGATTCGCGAATCAGTTTTGCAGTCAAAATATAGTTTTAAAATTTTGAATAATGGTAAAACTCGGAAGATTAATAATACCGATATATTGGTCAGTAGTTTTTTGAATAGTGCTAAGTATGGATATGAATTAATTGGTGGCAAAACCGGTTTTTTGAATGAAGCAGGTTATTGTTTGGCTGTAGAAATTGCCCACGAGCAACATTCTATTGCTATAGTTGTTTTGAATAGTCCAAGTATTAATCAACGTTTTCAGGATGTTAAAGTTATTGCTGACTGGGTATTTTCAAATCATAAGTGGAAATAAAACACAGAAAACACAAAAGCACAAAAGCTATACAAAAAGTTAGGATAAGATATTATGACTCAAGAGTATAAGGAAAAGCTTAAACAAAAAATGAACAGTTTTGTTCACTTCGTATATGATGCGACCTTAAATTTTCCAAAGCAAGAAATATATTCAAGTGTGTCTCAATTTCGGCGTGCTGCCTTATCGGTTGTTTTAAATTATATTGAGGGATATGCTCGAAGAAGGATAGCGGTTCAGTATAATTTTTTTGAAATATCCTATGGATCTTTAAAAGAAGCACGATTTCTTTTAAAATTTTCTTTAGAAAGAGGATATATTACAGATGAAGAATTTCAAAGAGGGGATGTCTTAGCAGATGAGATAGGGGCAATGTTATGGAAAGAATTAACGGATATTAGTAATTCAATGAATAAATAATTTCCATCAAAAGTTTCAGGTTGAGTTTTTGTGTTTTCTGTGCTTTTGTGTTTTTGTGTGTATGTTAGACGCAGTTTACAATTTTTTCTCACAATTTCCAGACTGGCTGGCAACATTTTTATTAGCGATGCTTCCAATTACAGAATTAAGGGGTTCAATACCATTTGCGATTGGTTATTTTCATATGGCGCCGTGGTTAGCTTTCGTTATATCAGTTTTGGGAGATGCTATTCCAGCAATATTGATTGTTTGGTTTTTGAAACCTTTGTCTGGTTGGCTAAGTAGGCATTTTAAAATCTTTGAACGGTTTTTTAATTGGTGGTTCAATAAAGTTGTTAAAAAGTTTGAAAAGAAATACCAAAAATATGGTGAATGGGCATTAATGATCTTTGTGGCGATTCCTTTGCCAGTTACAGGAGCCTGGACCGGTGCTGCAGCTTCATTTCTATTTAAAATTCCTCGAAAAAGAGCTTTAATTTTTATTTTTATGGGTATAGTTTTGGCAGGAATTATTGTGACAGTAATATCGACAGGAGTATTTGCATTTTTATGAAAATAGGAATAGATTGTCGAAAATTTTATGACAGTCAGCAGAACGCAGGTGCTGGAATTGAAAGGTATACTTACCATTTAGTGAGAAATCTGCTATATCAGGATACTGTAAATCAGTATACTTTATTTTTTTATAGTGATATTTCACCTGAAACCATCCACAAGATTAAAGGTTCAAATCCACGTATAAAAATTGTAAAAATGTTTCGTGCCAGTTCAAAGCTTCCGTTGTGGGATAATCATATTAACTTCACTCGACTGCTATTAAAGGAAAAACTGGACCTAACAATTTTTCCAGCGAATGTTATTCCTTTATTTTATAACAAAAAATCGTTATTGGTAGTTCATGATTTAGCAATTTATTTATTTCCGAAGTGGTTTCCAGAGAAACAATGGTTTTCCACAAGAATTTTGGTTCCTCGTAGTATCAAAAAAGCCAAAATAATAGTATCTATTTCTCAAAGCACAAAAAAAGATTTAATAAAGTTATTCAAAGTTAATCCTGAAAAAATAAGAGTGATTCATCCAGGGATTGTAGTTAAAGACACTTACTTTGAAGAAGAAATAAAAAAAGTCAAAAATAAATTTGACATCAAGGGTGATTATTTGTTATTTATTGGAACTATAGAGCCAAGAAAAAATATTTTGAATTTAATTAAGGCTTTTTCGAATTTTTTGTTTGAAAATGAAGAAATGAATGTTTCCTTAATACTGGCTGGTATTAAAGGTTGGAAATTTAAACCGGTTTTTCGACAGTTGAATGAAATAAATAAGCGTTTGACAACTTCAAGAATTAAATATGTAGGAAAGATTAGCAACAGAGAGAGAAACATCTTACTGAAAAGTTGCCAAGCTTTTGTTTTTCCTTCCCATTATGAAGGATTTGGTTTTCCTGTATTGGAGGCCATGGCCTTGGGTGCTCCAGTCATAACGGCGAACAATTCATCTTTGAAGGAAATTGCTGAGGATGCTGCAGTTTTGATTGACAGCAAGGACGTGAATTCAATACGTCGTGCCGTTAAACAAGTTTTGGAAGATAAAATTTTGCGCCAACGCCTAGTTAGTCAGGGGAGACAAAGATCGGGTAAGTTTAGCTGGGAAATAACAGTAAAAAAATTTATGACTTTATTAAAATAGTGCCTTTGGTGGCACTATTTAGTAGCTACAAATCAAGAGTGATTATGTTTATCTCTGGTGGATCAAATAATCGCGCGCGAGTACCAGTTTCTCCCAGACCGCTTGAAATATATAGGACGGTCTGTTTTATTTTAAACAAACCTTTGTCAAAAGGTCTACCGAGTTCAGTCGGTAATGATGGAACGGATCCTAACCAGGGTAATCTGATTTGTCCGCCGTGAGTGTGGCCAGATAAAATTAAATCAAAAATTTCAGATTCTT
This region includes:
- the asnS gene encoding asparagine--tRNA ligase, with amino-acid sequence MEQTYIKDFSEKLDQEVLIKGWVYNFRSSGKIAFLQVRDGSGFTQAVVAKDSVDEDSWQVIEQMMQESSVEVVGTVSKHPKKEEYELQVKKLNFIQRSEEYPIGNKEHGPDFLMENRHLWLRSPKQAAIQRVRTTVIMATYEFFLEKGFTKIDSPILTPAACEGTTELFEMEYFDLGKAYLSQSGQLYLEAAIASFGKVFDFGPTFRAEKSKTRRHLTEFWMMDAEMAFYDHEMSMQLQEDLICYIAKSVLEKNKAELEILERDVSALEKITAGFERLTYKQALEELKTKGSDIKDGEDLGNDDEDLIMKDRDKPIFIEKWPAEIKAFYMKRDKDNEDIALCSDVIAPEGHGEIIGGSQREDDYETLVKRIKEHKLPQEAFDWYLDLRKYGSVPHSGFGYGLERIVGWMCGTKHVRETIPFPRTINRIYP
- the aspS gene encoding aspartate--tRNA ligase, which gives rise to MNRTLAGETANKQGEEVLVKGWVNARRNMGKIAFVDLRDRSGLLQVVLVPAELDEESNEILKDIRPEFVLEIQGVVNERGEKQRNPDMASGGVEVLAKSVKVLSKSKTPPFEIDNEERQAKEDLRLQYRYLDLRHDRMQTNMVMRSKMMHFVRNYLNEQGFIEIHTPILSKSTPEGARDYLVPSRVHPGKFFALPQAPQQYKQLLMVAGLERYFQIAPCFRDEDSRADRSPGEFYQIDIEMSFVDQTEILDLVEGMFTDMVKELWPNKKVTETPWPRLQYDDVMKKYKTDKPDLRKNKEDLNELAFAWILDWPLFIEQTENDFFHGAGQKWGPAHNMFTRPKEEDVGLLDSDPGKVKSYQHDLVLNGIEVGGGALRIYDAKLQEKVFELIGFDDEKKKQFSHLLEAFEYGVPPHGGIAPGFDRLLSILQGEQNIREVIAFPLNSDARDPLMDAPSGVDKAQLDELGIDLKKKK
- a CDS encoding segregation/condensation protein A, with the protein product MYEIKTEKFNGPLDLLLQLIEKQKLEITEITLSQVTDQYIQYLEGMENKQADELADFLVIAARLLLLKSKALLPYLEQEEELDDLEKQLKMYKEFIDASKKIQELIGQKRFTFSRQKPIARTEIEFSPPQELKVHNLKESLLIILRRLDPLVKLPRQMMEKTVSLQQTIFDIQKYLKTKGKMGFNQIMTDSKSKTEVIVNFLALLELVKQRHLKLKQTKNFEDIIIEKI
- the scpB gene encoding SMC-Scp complex subunit ScpB; amino-acid sequence: MKTKIESLLFISSKPLTAKSIVSFLTKQGEQITAQQVLEIVEDLKQKYNRPESGVQLVQAGNELQMTTNPDVAEIIKKFLKDDITGELTPASLETLTVVAYRGPITKPELEQIRGVNCSLIIRNLLIRGLITFETNKNSGQNSYEVTIDFLKHLGLNNVKELPDYERLSKVENLEQYLENK
- a CDS encoding D-alanyl-D-alanine carboxypeptidase: MLLNIIITLLLLQPFSNIYSSDISFFDIKARAEHEPPQRINIQNIGVEVAADRFVAIDINSGKVLLQKDSNIQQPIASITKLMTALVILDKQPDWQLEVEMQQSDETVGAYPHLYRGERVSFTDLWKAGLVTSDNNAIKAMIRGLGLGQAEFVDLMNERAEQMQMYNSRFADPTGLNEGNISTALDVSRLVHLAMQRNEIRESVLQSKYSFKILNNGKTRKINNTDILVSSFLNSAKYGYELIGGKTGFLNEAGYCLAVEIAHEQHSIAIVVLNSPSINQRFQDVKVIADWVFSNHKWK
- a CDS encoding four helix bundle protein; the protein is MTQEYKEKLKQKMNSFVHFVYDATLNFPKQEIYSSVSQFRRAALSVVLNYIEGYARRRIAVQYNFFEISYGSLKEARFLLKFSLERGYITDEEFQRGDVLADEIGAMLWKELTDISNSMNK
- a CDS encoding small multi-drug export protein, coding for MLDAVYNFFSQFPDWLATFLLAMLPITELRGSIPFAIGYFHMAPWLAFVISVLGDAIPAILIVWFLKPLSGWLSRHFKIFERFFNWWFNKVVKKFEKKYQKYGEWALMIFVAIPLPVTGAWTGAAASFLFKIPRKRALIFIFMGIVLAGIIVTVISTGVFAFL
- a CDS encoding glycosyltransferase family 4 protein, giving the protein MKIGIDCRKFYDSQQNAGAGIERYTYHLVRNLLYQDTVNQYTLFFYSDISPETIHKIKGSNPRIKIVKMFRASSKLPLWDNHINFTRLLLKEKLDLTIFPANVIPLFYNKKSLLVVHDLAIYLFPKWFPEKQWFSTRILVPRSIKKAKIIVSISQSTKKDLIKLFKVNPEKIRVIHPGIVVKDTYFEEEIKKVKNKFDIKGDYLLFIGTIEPRKNILNLIKAFSNFLFENEEMNVSLILAGIKGWKFKPVFRQLNEINKRLTTSRIKYVGKISNRERNILLKSCQAFVFPSHYEGFGFPVLEAMALGAPVITANNSSLKEIAEDAAVLIDSKDVNSIRRAVKQVLEDKILRQRLVSQGRQRSGKFSWEITVKKFMTLLK